In a genomic window of Glycine max cultivar Williams 82 chromosome 13, Glycine_max_v4.0, whole genome shotgun sequence:
- the LOC112998769 gene encoding uncharacterized protein isoform X3, which yields MHGCCGDQSKHNRHMWPVPANPTTDGRKIRAGDCALFKPPRDSPPFIGIIRKLTFDKEESPSLEVNWLYRPADLKLAKGIVLEAAPNEVFYSFHKDETPAASLLHPCKVAFLRKGVELPSGISAFVCRRVYDIENNCLWWLTDKDYLNERQEEVNQLLDKTKLEMHGAVQSGGRSPKPLNGPTSTQSLKSGSDNVQNSSSFGAQGKGKKRERGDQGSDSSKKERLFKVEDGDSGQFRPESMLKSEIAKITDNKGGLVDFEAVDRLVQLMQPDSGDKKIDLAGRMMLVDVIALTDRYECLCGFVQHRGLPVLDEWLQEVHKGKISDGNMPKESDKSIDEFLLALLRALDKLPVNLHALQTCNVGKSVNHLRTHKNYEIQRKARSLVDTWKRRVEAEMNMNDSKSGSNRAMSWPAKPANSESPHVGNRKTGGGSSDNVAKSSSIQPSISKNSQSKLSSGEALSKSSSSPGSTKSMTTSASGNSKDQNSKVLVGAAASDLPLTPIKEERSSSSSQSQNNSVSCSSEHAKAIGSCREDAKSSTAVSTSVGKIPGGVSRTRKSSNGLHGAGVAVGPKEHSSAKNSAKNSPAEKVSPTRVSHEKSADQPLTDQGNNQRLILRLPNTGRSPSRGASGGSFEESGIMCSKASPPADRNENQDRRVKTKTECLLTHVSNMMNEACDASEALLGVDEGKGPPMFDERCRANEDGDKVEETSKPTSLSSGFVSRSGQTYDLSSMNALVESCVKISEASASASHGDDGMNLLATVAAGEISRSENASPMSSPERKSLPADELSSANDFKLKHSVEAAGCTVSQLDGGAIAEHPLNTVDSLQIKNDLRHPATTSGDGEAISSSCVEKSGDGRSQINSSPTDFLQNAEGPCLRPEIKEDTSETILPDKKETNVDLGGSDSKLKSCTSSIDDDQKVDHMNEGTIENEELLVPKAVASVKSENESGEKQAELSSGVDNENQICSEKATGTGILVQKASPIAENCESLYLKKESPTSGNAVMVSRDENADDMKSVVIEPDERRMEQDLSVSDDVNECAEDTMGRNEAIGQCSGSSVQPDLPTMPRKENDVFKACERKLDANQSEVAGERHAGSAAGSDTAVKLDFDLNEGFPVDDVSQGEIARQEDPITSSAVHVPCLLPFPISSISGGFHASITVASAAKGPVVPPENPLRIKGELGWKGSAATSAFRPAEPRKNAETASTTNDITSVDGTSIKQGRPPLDFDLNVADERCFEDVGLRGSLEAGPLDRSTGGFDLDLNKVDETPEIGTFSLSKLEIPSLPSKPSLSSGLSNGGSVSRDFDLNNGPGLDEVGSEVPARSQQMKSTVPFPTAVHSTRTNNAEFGNYSAWFPPGNSYSAITVPPLLSGRGEQSYVAGAGAQRIMGPTGSAPFGPEIYRGPVLSSSPAVAYPPTTPFPYPGFPFETNFPLSSNSFSGCSTAFMDSSTVGGLCFPTMPSQPVGPGGVVSSTYPRPYVMSLPGGTSNVIPDSRKWASQSLDLNSGPGGMDTERRDDRLPSGLRQMSVPNSQASMEDHLKMFQMAGALKRKEPDGGWEGAERFGYKQTSWQ from the exons ATGCATGGGTGCTGTGGTGACCAGTCGAAACACAATCGGCACATGTGGCCTGTACCTGCCAACCCGACCACT GATGGACGCAAGATTCGTGCTGGTGATTGTGCACTTTTCAAGCCACCTAGGGACTCCCCTCCTTTCATTGGAATAATTCGCAAGTTAACATTTGACAAAGAAGAAAGTCCGAGTTTAGAAGTAAATTGGCTATACCGACCTGCTGATTTGAAGCTTGCTAAAGGGATTGTACTGGAAGCTGCTCCAAACGAAGTTTTTTACTCCTTTCACAAGGATGAAACACCTGCTGCATCCTTACTCCATCCGTGTAAAGTCGCATTTCTTCGTAAGGGTGTTGAACTTCCTTCAGGGATATCCGCATTTGTCTGTCGACGAGTATATGACATTGAGAACAATTGTTTATGGTGGCTAACCGATAAAGATTACCTTAAT GAACGACAGGAAGAAGTTAACCAGCTATTAGACAAGACAAAACTAGAAATGCATGGGGCTGTGCAGTCAGGAGGCCGTTCTCCGAAGCCCTTGAATGGTCCAACATCAACGCAGTCATTGAAATCTGGTTCCGATAACGTTCAAAATAGTTCTTCCTTTGGTGCACAGGGtaaggggaaaaaaagagagCGGGGTGATCAGGGTTCTGATTCATCTAAAAAGGAGCGGTTATTTAAGGTAGAAGATGGAGATTCTGGTCAATTCAGACCGGAGAGCATGTTAAAGTCTGAGATTGCTAAAATAACTGATAATAAAGGTGGGCTTGTGGACTTTGAGGCAGTTGACAGACTGGTACAACTTATGCAACCTGATAGtggtgataaaaaaatagatttggcAGGGCGGATGATGCTTGTCGATGTAATTGCACTTACGGACCGGTATGAGTGTCTATGCGGGTTTGTACAGCACAGGGGTTTGCCTGTGTTGGATGAATGGCTGCAGGAGGTCCACAAGGGCAAAATCAGTGATGGAAATATGCCTAAAGAAAGTGATAAGTCCATTGACGAATTTTTGTTAGCTTTACTTCGTGCGTTGGATAAGCTTCCTGTGAACCTTCATGCACTGCAAACCTGTAATGTTGGAAAGTCTGTTAATCATTTACGCACCcacaaaaattatgaaattcagAGGAAAGCTAGGAGTCTAGTGGATACATGGAAGAGACGTGTGGAAGCTGAAATGAATATGAATGATTCGAAGTCTGGTTCAAACCGTGCCATGTCTTGGCCAGCAAAGCCAGCAAATTCTGAGTCTCCTCATGTTGGAAATAGGAAAACAGGAGGAGGATCCTCTGATAATGTTGCAAAGAGCTCTTCAATTCAACCCTCAATATCTAAAaattcccaatctaagttaagTTCTGGAGAAGCATTGTCCAAGTCCTCTTCATCTCCTGGCTCAACTAAGTCAATGACTACCTCAGCGAGTGGTAACTCAAAAGATCAAAACAGTAAAGTCTTGGTTGGAGCCGCAGCGTCAGATCTGCCTCTGACACCTATCAAGGAGGAGAGGAGCAGCAGTTCTAGTCAATCTCAAAATAACAGTGTCTCTTGTTCTAGTGAACATGCTAAAGCTATTGGTTCTTGCAGGGAAGATGCGAAGAGCTCCACTGCAGTGTCAACGAGTGTGGGCAAAATTCCTGGTGGTGTGTCTCGAACTCGCAAATCAAGCAATGGTCTACATGGGGCTGGTGTTGCAGTAGGTCCGAAGGAGCACAGCTCTGCAAAAAATTCAGCTAAGAATTCACCTGCTGAAAAAGTTTCACCAACTCGAGTCTCCCATGAAAAATCAGCCGACCAGCCCCTTACTGATCAAGGGAATAATCAGCGATTAATTCTCAGGTTGCCAAACACTGGTCGTAGTCCTTCAAGGGGAGCTAGCGGTGGCTCATTTGAAGAATCAGGTATCATGTGCAGCAAAGCTTCGCCTCCTGCCGACAGGAATGAGAACCAGGACAGAAGAGTGAAAACTAAAACCGAGTGTTTGCTGACCCATGTGTCAAATATGATGAATGAAGCATGCGATGCTAGTGAAGCTTTGCTTGGTGTTGACGAAGGTAAGGGCCCTCCAATGTTCGATGAGCGATGCAGGGCTAATGAAGATGGTGATAAGGTAGAAGAAACATCAAAACCAACTAGTTTGTCATCTGGATTTGTTTCCAGATCAGGGCAGACTTATGATTTAAGCTCCATGAATGCATTAGTTGAAAGCtgtgtgaagatttctgaagCAAGTGCATCTGCGTCCCATGGAGATGATGGAATGAACCTACTAGCTACTGTGGCTGCAGGGGAAATATCAAGATCTGAAAATGCCTCACCCATGTCATCCCCTGAGAGAAAGTCTCTTCCTGCAGATGAATTGAGCTCAGCCAATGATTTCAAGTTAAAACATTCTGTTGAAGCAGCTGGTTGCACTGTTTCACAGTTGGATGGTGGGGCTATTGCAGAGCATCCTTTGAATACAGTTGATTCATTGCagataaaaaatgatttgagGCATCCTGCTACGACTTCAGGAGATGGTGAAGCCATTTCATCGAGTTGTGTAGAGAAAAGTGGTGATGGTAGATCTCAGATAAATAGCTCCCCTACAGATTTCTTACAAAATGCTGAAGGTCCATGCTTACGGCCTGAAATCAAAGAGGATACTTCTGAAACTATATTGCCAGATAAAAAGGAGACTAATGTAGACCTCGGAGGTTCTGACTCTAAATTAAAGTCATGCACTTCCTCTATTGATGATGATCAGAAGGTTGATCACATGAATGAGGGAACCATTGAGAATGAGGAATTGTTGGTTCCAAAAGCTGTTGCAAGTGTTAAGTCTGAAAATGAATCAGGTGAAAAGCAAGCTGAGTTATCCTCAGGCGTGGATAATGAGAACCAGATTTGTTCAGAAAAAGCAACAGGTACTGGTATACTAGTGCAAAAGGCCTCTCCAATTGCAGAAAACTGTGAGtccttatatttaaaaaaggaGTCACCTACTTCTGGTAATGCTGTAATGGTATCTAGGGATGAAAATGCTGATGACATGAAGTCAGTTGTGATTGAGCCTGATGAACGAAGAATGGAGCAGGATTTATCAGTTTCAGATGATGTTAATGAATGTGCTGAAGATACTATGGGCAGAAATGAGGCTATAGGTCAGTGTTCTGGCTCATCAGTTCAGCCAGATTTACCAACAATGCCTAGGAAAGAGAATGATGTGTTTAAAGCATGTGAGCGAAAGTTGGATGCAAATCAATCTGAGGTTGCAGGAGAGAGGCATGCAGGTTCTGCTGCTGGGTCTGATACTGCTGTAAAACTCGACTTTGATTTAAATGAAGGCTTTCCTGTTGATGATGTAAGCCAAGGGGAGATTGCTAGGCAGGAAGATCCTATCACATCATCTGCAGTTCATGTTCCTTGCCTATTGCCTTTTCCTATTTCGTCCATCTCTGGGGGCTTCCATGCTTCAATTACAGTGGCATCTGCTGCAAAGGGGCCTGTTGTTCCACCTGAAAACCCATTGCGGATTAAGGGGGAGCTTGGTTGGAAAGGGTCAGCCGCTACCAGTGCATTTCGGCCAGCTGAACCTAGGAAAAATGCTGAGACAGCATCCACTACTAATGATATTACTTCTGTTGACGGCACTTCTATCAAACAAGGTCGCCCTCCCTTAGATTTTGACTTAAATGTGGCAGATGAAAGATGTTTTGAGGATGTTGGTTTGCGTGGTTCTTTAGAAGCTGGACCACTTGATCGTAGCACTGGGGGATTTGATCTTGATTTAAATAAAGTTGACGAGACTCCTGAAATTGGCACTTTCTCGCTAAGCAAACTGGAAATTCCTTCTTTACCTAGTAAGCCTTCGTTGTCCAGTGGGTTATCTAATGGTGGAAGTGTCTCAAGAGACTTTGACTTAAATAACGGGCCAGGCCTTGATGAAGTTGGCAGTGAAGTCCCTGCACGTAGTCAGCAGATGAAAAGTACTGTACCATTCCCAACTGCTGTCCATAGCACACGAACAAACAATGCTGAATTTGGGAATTATTCTGCATGGTTTCCTCCAGGCAATTCTTATTCTGCAATTACTGTCCCACCACTTCTGTCTGGTAGAGGGGAGCAGAGTTATGTTGCTGGTGCTGGGGCACAACGGATAATGGGTCCTACAGGTAGTGCTCCTTTTGGTCCTGAAATCTACAGAGGACCAGTGCTTTCATCCTCTCCAGCCGTTGCTTATCCACCTACTACACCTTTTCCCTATCCAGGATTTCCATTTGAAACCAATTTTCCATTATCTTCAAACTCCTTTTCTGGTTGTTCAACGGCATTTATGGATTCATCTACTGTGGGTGGATTATGCTTTCCTACCATGCCCTCACAGCCAGTTGGGCCTGGTGGTGTTGTTTCATCCACATATCCCCGTCCATATGTTATGAGTCTTCCAGGTGGTACAAGTAATGTGATTCCTGACAGCAGAAAATGGGCAAGTCAAAGTCTGGATCTTAATTCGGGCCCTGGTGGTATGGATACAGAACGGAGAGATGATAGATTGCCTTCAGGATTGAGGCAAATGTCTGTCCCCAATTCACAAGCCTCGATGGAGGACCACTTGAAGATGTTTCAGATGGCTGGtgcattgaaaagaaaagaacctGATGGTGGTTGGGAGGGAGCCGAGAGATTCGGTTACAAACAAACTTCATGGCAGTAG
- the LOC112998769 gene encoding uncharacterized protein isoform X2 translates to MHGCCGDQSKHNRHMWPVPANPTTVAIDSSPSQFKCKDGRKIRAGDCALFKPPRDSPPFIGIIRKLTFDKEESPSLEVNWLYRPADLKLAKGIVLEAAPNEVFYSFHKDETPAASLLHPCKVAFLRKGVELPSGISAFVCRRVYDIENNCLWWLTDKDYLNEEVNQLLDKTKLEMHGAVQSGGRSPKPLNGPTSTQSLKSGSDNVQNSSSFGAQGKGKKRERGDQGSDSSKKERLFKVEDGDSGQFRPESMLKSEIAKITDNKGGLVDFEAVDRLVQLMQPDSGDKKIDLAGRMMLVDVIALTDRYECLCGFVQHRGLPVLDEWLQEVHKGKISDGNMPKESDKSIDEFLLALLRALDKLPVNLHALQTCNVGKSVNHLRTHKNYEIQRKARSLVDTWKRRVEAEMNMNDSKSGSNRAMSWPAKPANSESPHVGNRKTGGGSSDNVAKSSSIQPSISKNSQSKLSSGEALSKSSSSPGSTKSMTTSASGNSKDQNSKVLVGAAASDLPLTPIKEERSSSSSQSQNNSVSCSSEHAKAIGSCREDAKSSTAVSTSVGKIPGGVSRTRKSSNGLHGAGVAVGPKEHSSAKNSAKNSPAEKVSPTRVSHEKSADQPLTDQGNNQRLILRLPNTGRSPSRGASGGSFEESGIMCSKASPPADRNENQDRRVKTKTECLLTHVSNMMNEACDASEALLGVDEGKGPPMFDERCRANEDGDKVEETSKPTSLSSGFVSRSGQTYDLSSMNALVESCVKISEASASASHGDDGMNLLATVAAGEISRSENASPMSSPERKSLPADELSSANDFKLKHSVEAAGCTVSQLDGGAIAEHPLNTVDSLQIKNDLRHPATTSGDGEAISSSCVEKSGDGRSQINSSPTDFLQNAEGPCLRPEIKEDTSETILPDKKETNVDLGGSDSKLKSCTSSIDDDQKVDHMNEGTIENEELLVPKAVASVKSENESGEKQAELSSGVDNENQICSEKATGTGILVQKASPIAENCESLYLKKESPTSGNAVMVSRDENADDMKSVVIEPDERRMEQDLSVSDDVNECAEDTMGRNEAIGQCSGSSVQPDLPTMPRKENDVFKACERKLDANQSEVAGERHAGSAAGSDTAVKLDFDLNEGFPVDDVSQGEIARQEDPITSSAVHVPCLLPFPISSISGGFHASITVASAAKGPVVPPENPLRIKGELGWKGSAATSAFRPAEPRKNAETASTTNDITSVDGTSIKQGRPPLDFDLNVADERCFEDVGLRGSLEAGPLDRSTGGFDLDLNKVDETPEIGTFSLSKLEIPSLPSKPSLSSGLSNGGSVSRDFDLNNGPGLDEVGSEVPARSQQMKSTVPFPTAVHSTRTNNAEFGNYSAWFPPGNSYSAITVPPLLSGRGEQSYVAGAGAQRIMGPTGSAPFGPEIYRGPVLSSSPAVAYPPTTPFPYPGFPFETNFPLSSNSFSGCSTAFMDSSTVGGLCFPTMPSQPVGPGGVVSSTYPRPYVMSLPGGTSNVIPDSRKWASQSLDLNSGPGGMDTERRDDRLPSGLRQMSVPNSQASMEDHLKMFQMAGALKRKEPDGGWEGAERFGYKQTSWQ, encoded by the exons ATGCATGGGTGCTGTGGTGACCAGTCGAAACACAATCGGCACATGTGGCCTGTACCTGCCAACCCGACCACTGTAGCCATCGATTCTTCACCGTCTCAATTTAAATGCaaa GATGGACGCAAGATTCGTGCTGGTGATTGTGCACTTTTCAAGCCACCTAGGGACTCCCCTCCTTTCATTGGAATAATTCGCAAGTTAACATTTGACAAAGAAGAAAGTCCGAGTTTAGAAGTAAATTGGCTATACCGACCTGCTGATTTGAAGCTTGCTAAAGGGATTGTACTGGAAGCTGCTCCAAACGAAGTTTTTTACTCCTTTCACAAGGATGAAACACCTGCTGCATCCTTACTCCATCCGTGTAAAGTCGCATTTCTTCGTAAGGGTGTTGAACTTCCTTCAGGGATATCCGCATTTGTCTGTCGACGAGTATATGACATTGAGAACAATTGTTTATGGTGGCTAACCGATAAAGATTACCTTAAT GAAGAAGTTAACCAGCTATTAGACAAGACAAAACTAGAAATGCATGGGGCTGTGCAGTCAGGAGGCCGTTCTCCGAAGCCCTTGAATGGTCCAACATCAACGCAGTCATTGAAATCTGGTTCCGATAACGTTCAAAATAGTTCTTCCTTTGGTGCACAGGGtaaggggaaaaaaagagagCGGGGTGATCAGGGTTCTGATTCATCTAAAAAGGAGCGGTTATTTAAGGTAGAAGATGGAGATTCTGGTCAATTCAGACCGGAGAGCATGTTAAAGTCTGAGATTGCTAAAATAACTGATAATAAAGGTGGGCTTGTGGACTTTGAGGCAGTTGACAGACTGGTACAACTTATGCAACCTGATAGtggtgataaaaaaatagatttggcAGGGCGGATGATGCTTGTCGATGTAATTGCACTTACGGACCGGTATGAGTGTCTATGCGGGTTTGTACAGCACAGGGGTTTGCCTGTGTTGGATGAATGGCTGCAGGAGGTCCACAAGGGCAAAATCAGTGATGGAAATATGCCTAAAGAAAGTGATAAGTCCATTGACGAATTTTTGTTAGCTTTACTTCGTGCGTTGGATAAGCTTCCTGTGAACCTTCATGCACTGCAAACCTGTAATGTTGGAAAGTCTGTTAATCATTTACGCACCcacaaaaattatgaaattcagAGGAAAGCTAGGAGTCTAGTGGATACATGGAAGAGACGTGTGGAAGCTGAAATGAATATGAATGATTCGAAGTCTGGTTCAAACCGTGCCATGTCTTGGCCAGCAAAGCCAGCAAATTCTGAGTCTCCTCATGTTGGAAATAGGAAAACAGGAGGAGGATCCTCTGATAATGTTGCAAAGAGCTCTTCAATTCAACCCTCAATATCTAAAaattcccaatctaagttaagTTCTGGAGAAGCATTGTCCAAGTCCTCTTCATCTCCTGGCTCAACTAAGTCAATGACTACCTCAGCGAGTGGTAACTCAAAAGATCAAAACAGTAAAGTCTTGGTTGGAGCCGCAGCGTCAGATCTGCCTCTGACACCTATCAAGGAGGAGAGGAGCAGCAGTTCTAGTCAATCTCAAAATAACAGTGTCTCTTGTTCTAGTGAACATGCTAAAGCTATTGGTTCTTGCAGGGAAGATGCGAAGAGCTCCACTGCAGTGTCAACGAGTGTGGGCAAAATTCCTGGTGGTGTGTCTCGAACTCGCAAATCAAGCAATGGTCTACATGGGGCTGGTGTTGCAGTAGGTCCGAAGGAGCACAGCTCTGCAAAAAATTCAGCTAAGAATTCACCTGCTGAAAAAGTTTCACCAACTCGAGTCTCCCATGAAAAATCAGCCGACCAGCCCCTTACTGATCAAGGGAATAATCAGCGATTAATTCTCAGGTTGCCAAACACTGGTCGTAGTCCTTCAAGGGGAGCTAGCGGTGGCTCATTTGAAGAATCAGGTATCATGTGCAGCAAAGCTTCGCCTCCTGCCGACAGGAATGAGAACCAGGACAGAAGAGTGAAAACTAAAACCGAGTGTTTGCTGACCCATGTGTCAAATATGATGAATGAAGCATGCGATGCTAGTGAAGCTTTGCTTGGTGTTGACGAAGGTAAGGGCCCTCCAATGTTCGATGAGCGATGCAGGGCTAATGAAGATGGTGATAAGGTAGAAGAAACATCAAAACCAACTAGTTTGTCATCTGGATTTGTTTCCAGATCAGGGCAGACTTATGATTTAAGCTCCATGAATGCATTAGTTGAAAGCtgtgtgaagatttctgaagCAAGTGCATCTGCGTCCCATGGAGATGATGGAATGAACCTACTAGCTACTGTGGCTGCAGGGGAAATATCAAGATCTGAAAATGCCTCACCCATGTCATCCCCTGAGAGAAAGTCTCTTCCTGCAGATGAATTGAGCTCAGCCAATGATTTCAAGTTAAAACATTCTGTTGAAGCAGCTGGTTGCACTGTTTCACAGTTGGATGGTGGGGCTATTGCAGAGCATCCTTTGAATACAGTTGATTCATTGCagataaaaaatgatttgagGCATCCTGCTACGACTTCAGGAGATGGTGAAGCCATTTCATCGAGTTGTGTAGAGAAAAGTGGTGATGGTAGATCTCAGATAAATAGCTCCCCTACAGATTTCTTACAAAATGCTGAAGGTCCATGCTTACGGCCTGAAATCAAAGAGGATACTTCTGAAACTATATTGCCAGATAAAAAGGAGACTAATGTAGACCTCGGAGGTTCTGACTCTAAATTAAAGTCATGCACTTCCTCTATTGATGATGATCAGAAGGTTGATCACATGAATGAGGGAACCATTGAGAATGAGGAATTGTTGGTTCCAAAAGCTGTTGCAAGTGTTAAGTCTGAAAATGAATCAGGTGAAAAGCAAGCTGAGTTATCCTCAGGCGTGGATAATGAGAACCAGATTTGTTCAGAAAAAGCAACAGGTACTGGTATACTAGTGCAAAAGGCCTCTCCAATTGCAGAAAACTGTGAGtccttatatttaaaaaaggaGTCACCTACTTCTGGTAATGCTGTAATGGTATCTAGGGATGAAAATGCTGATGACATGAAGTCAGTTGTGATTGAGCCTGATGAACGAAGAATGGAGCAGGATTTATCAGTTTCAGATGATGTTAATGAATGTGCTGAAGATACTATGGGCAGAAATGAGGCTATAGGTCAGTGTTCTGGCTCATCAGTTCAGCCAGATTTACCAACAATGCCTAGGAAAGAGAATGATGTGTTTAAAGCATGTGAGCGAAAGTTGGATGCAAATCAATCTGAGGTTGCAGGAGAGAGGCATGCAGGTTCTGCTGCTGGGTCTGATACTGCTGTAAAACTCGACTTTGATTTAAATGAAGGCTTTCCTGTTGATGATGTAAGCCAAGGGGAGATTGCTAGGCAGGAAGATCCTATCACATCATCTGCAGTTCATGTTCCTTGCCTATTGCCTTTTCCTATTTCGTCCATCTCTGGGGGCTTCCATGCTTCAATTACAGTGGCATCTGCTGCAAAGGGGCCTGTTGTTCCACCTGAAAACCCATTGCGGATTAAGGGGGAGCTTGGTTGGAAAGGGTCAGCCGCTACCAGTGCATTTCGGCCAGCTGAACCTAGGAAAAATGCTGAGACAGCATCCACTACTAATGATATTACTTCTGTTGACGGCACTTCTATCAAACAAGGTCGCCCTCCCTTAGATTTTGACTTAAATGTGGCAGATGAAAGATGTTTTGAGGATGTTGGTTTGCGTGGTTCTTTAGAAGCTGGACCACTTGATCGTAGCACTGGGGGATTTGATCTTGATTTAAATAAAGTTGACGAGACTCCTGAAATTGGCACTTTCTCGCTAAGCAAACTGGAAATTCCTTCTTTACCTAGTAAGCCTTCGTTGTCCAGTGGGTTATCTAATGGTGGAAGTGTCTCAAGAGACTTTGACTTAAATAACGGGCCAGGCCTTGATGAAGTTGGCAGTGAAGTCCCTGCACGTAGTCAGCAGATGAAAAGTACTGTACCATTCCCAACTGCTGTCCATAGCACACGAACAAACAATGCTGAATTTGGGAATTATTCTGCATGGTTTCCTCCAGGCAATTCTTATTCTGCAATTACTGTCCCACCACTTCTGTCTGGTAGAGGGGAGCAGAGTTATGTTGCTGGTGCTGGGGCACAACGGATAATGGGTCCTACAGGTAGTGCTCCTTTTGGTCCTGAAATCTACAGAGGACCAGTGCTTTCATCCTCTCCAGCCGTTGCTTATCCACCTACTACACCTTTTCCCTATCCAGGATTTCCATTTGAAACCAATTTTCCATTATCTTCAAACTCCTTTTCTGGTTGTTCAACGGCATTTATGGATTCATCTACTGTGGGTGGATTATGCTTTCCTACCATGCCCTCACAGCCAGTTGGGCCTGGTGGTGTTGTTTCATCCACATATCCCCGTCCATATGTTATGAGTCTTCCAGGTGGTACAAGTAATGTGATTCCTGACAGCAGAAAATGGGCAAGTCAAAGTCTGGATCTTAATTCGGGCCCTGGTGGTATGGATACAGAACGGAGAGATGATAGATTGCCTTCAGGATTGAGGCAAATGTCTGTCCCCAATTCACAAGCCTCGATGGAGGACCACTTGAAGATGTTTCAGATGGCTGGtgcattgaaaagaaaagaacctGATGGTGGTTGGGAGGGAGCCGAGAGATTCGGTTACAAACAAACTTCATGGCAGTAG